The nucleotide sequence tatatatatatatatatatatactttatatatctatatatatatatatatatatatatatatatatatatatatatatatatatatatatgtgtgtgtgtgtgtatctatatatactttatatatatatatatatatatatatatatatatatatatatgtatatatatatatatatatatatatatatatatatatatatatatatatatatatatatatttatatatatatatactcacaaatatatatgtatatatatatatatatatatatatatatatatatatatatatatatttatatatatatatatatatatatatatatatatatatatatatatatatattatatatatatatatatatatatatatatacatacataaatatatatatatatatataatatatatatatatatatatatatatatatatatatactcacaaatatatatgtatatatgtatatatttatatgtatgtatatatatatatatatatatatatatatatatatatatatatatatatatatatatatattttatatgtatgtatatatatacacacacacacacacatatatatatatatatatatatatatatatatatatatatatatatatatatatatatataaacatatatacatacatacatatatatatatatatatatatatatatatatatatatatatatatatatatacatacatacatacatacatacattctgtcTGTCTCTACCCTTATCAAAATATTTCTTACTTTTCGCCTCTGTATCTCCTTTTACGATTTCCATCTTTCTTAATTTCCATCTTCTATCAATTCTCACCTTTCTGTCTGTAACTCTGTCTTAATCtgtactgaaatctctctctctctctctctctctctctctctctctctctctctctctctctctctctctctctctccataatatgtAGATGCATTGATTACCTGTTTCAGAGAAGACCTAAACTACTTAGGCCTACTCAGCCTATAACAGTCATATCAAATATGATTATGTTTCTCTCTCTTCTGGGTTATTTTCTAagtatctattattttttatttcagaaatcAAGGAAGACATCAAGCAAGAAGTCATGGGAATGGTGAATGGTAAGTTAATGAAATTCTATTGTACATTAGGCCTATTAGTACTTTACTCTTACTTTCTCCGGCCTTGACCTACAGTGAGCCTTTTGATTTTTGACCGTTAAACTTTGATAAAGCCTACCATACAATGACGCAGGTGGTCCATAGGCCTATgctgaaatatattttgataatcataaAACATAccctaactagtgtacgcgacccgtcaaaatgacggctaaatgtttagatagatatgaacacacagaatcaacccccccccctttcctaactacaaccccttctcaccagggtatgactactctcggCCCCCATGCAAGGGAATGTGGATAGGCTAGTAGTTCTACGTCTTTCCGATGAACttgacacacacaaatacacacacacacacacacacacacacacacatatatatatatatatatatatatatatatatatatatatatatatatatatatatatatatatatatatatatatatatatatatatgtacagtatatatatatatatatatatatatatatatatatatatacagtatacatatatatatatatatatatatatatatatatatatatatatatatatatatatatatatatatgtgtgtgtgtgtgtgtgtgtgtgtgtgtatatgtatatatacatatacatatatatatatatatatatatatatatatatatatatatatatatatatatgtacagtatatatatatatatatatatatatatatatatatatatatatatatatatacagtatatatatatatatatatatatatatatatatatatatatatatatatatatatatatatatatatatatatatataccaaaggcacttcccccaattttggggggtagccgacatcaacaaagaaacaaaacaaaaaaggggacctctactctgccttagatatatatatatatatatatatatatatatatatatatatatatatatatatatatatatatatatatatatatatatatatgtatatatatatatatatatatatatatatatatatatatatatatatatatatatatatatatacacatatatatatatatatatatatatatatatatatatatatatatatatatatatatatatataaagccaggcacttgctctttctTACATGAGGGAGATATTATACTATAATTTTCATCGTGGGTTTTTAGGAGCCTGGTTAACATCataagatataaataaacaattactgTTCAAAATGGTTAATTATGGTAAATTCTCTtcgatcagacaaaaatattaaCACCCAATAAAGTTAGAATCTACTTTCCTTTTTAAAGTTATCCGAAAAAAAAAACTAGCGTTAATATACAACTGTTTTTTAGTTCCCTGTTATTTAACCCAATATTGAAGGTTATGTATAAGTTCACTGGGACAGTCTCCCACTGTcccggggtagagttctcttgcttgagggtacattaggccATACTATTCtctcttagttctcttcctctgttttattcattttctatagtttatatagggaaaatctattttaatgttactgatcttaaaatattttattttgattgttcatgacttctcttgtagcttatttatatccttgtttcctttcctcaccgggctattttccctgtgggaacccttgggcttatagcttgctgcttttccaactagggttgtactgtagcttagataataataataataataataataataataataatgattataataataataataataatcctttgtagattttctctctctctctctctctctctctctctctctctctctctctctctctctctctctctctctctctctctctctctctctcctttgttattaAGAAATAAGACTTGGAACTGTTGCCACATATTCCTAAAATAATAGTTTCCCCTTTTCATTTGCAGAAACAATGAGTGACCTGCATGCCGTAAATGGTGATGTGGCAACGCTGCATCGTCTCCTAGACACAGGTTTGTGAGGaggaatgaaattgaaaaaaaaatgtttgaaacaaATGATAAAGAGCATTTTATAATAATCACTCAACTTAAAGAAAGAATATATTTCAAACAAGTGATAAAGGGTATTTTATAATAATCATTAAACTTTAAAACAGTGAAATATTCCTAATTCATTTGTGAATTTATGATAAGCTGTATTTATAATTTCTAAAGTTAGATGCCGTTACTGAGCTCTACTGTTAATATATTTATaactgtatattcatatttatatactattGTAGATATTAGtcaataacattcattaaatgtagCCTATTTTTGTTATAGCTAGTCCTAGTCACTTTGGTCATTTAAGATGGACAATTGAATTTTCCGCCTTTATCAAGATTTCGCATGATATATCAATAAGTTTTCTCTTGCCTATTATAAGTATTGATAATGTATAATATATTACAGTAGGCATATTCGTCTATTATAACCATTGAGGATACATAATAGATTCGTTTTCGTCTGTCTATTATAGATAATGAGACAGTTTCCGTCTgccaattataaatatttataatacataaaaaatgcagtcttcgtttattataaatattaagaaCATACAATAAGTCTATCGACTAAAGAAATAAATGTGAACAACCGAAGAGCctcttttgaaaataaataatttttctcctCAGACGAGTGTTTAGACTTCTCCCACAACTGCAGTTCCGACGCGACCTGCACGGACACCAGGATATCCTACAGGTGCAAGTGTAAACCAGGTTTCGTGGGGGATGGATACACCTGTCAAGGTAATTATAGAGGCTTATTTCAATTAGATTTTAATTAGATTTATTGTAGAGAATGCATTTTTCCAATCCTGGAGTACACAGAGAGATTTAAATTAGGCTTATTGTGGAGAATGCCTTTTTCAATCCTGGAGTACTCTGAGAGAGATTTAAATTAGATTTATTGTGGAGAATGCATTTTTCCAATCCTGAAGTACACAAAGAGATTTAAATTAGGCTTATTGTGGAGAATGCCTTTTTCAATCCTTGAGTACTCTGAGAGAGATTTGAATTAGATTTATCGTGGAGAATGCCATTTCAATCTTGGAGTACTCTGACAGATTTAAATTAGGTTTATTGTGGAGAATGCCTTTTTCAATCCTGGAGTACTCTGAGAGATATTTAAATTAGATTTATTATGGAGAATGCCTTTTTCAATCCTGGAGTAGGCCTACTCTGAGAGAGATTTAAATTAGATATATTATGGAGAATGCCTTTTCCAATCCTGGAGTACTCTGAGAGATATTTGAATTAGATTTATCGTGGAGAATGCCATTTCAATCTTGGAGTACTCTGACAGatttaaattagatttattttgGAGAATGCCTTTTTCAATCCCGGAGTACTCTGAGAGAGATTTAAATTAGATTTATTGTAGAGAATGCCTTTTTCCAATCCTGGAATACACTGAGAGAGATTTAAATTAGATTTATTGTGGAGAATGCCTTTTTCAATCCTGGAGTACTCAGAGATATTTAAATTAGATTTATTATGGAGAATGCCTTTTCAATCCTGGAGTAGGCCTACTCTGAGAGATTTAAATTAGATTTATTGTAGAGAATGCCTTTTTCCATCCTGGAGTATGCTGAGAGATTTAAATTAGATTTATTGTAGAGAATGCCTTTTCCATCCTGGAGTATGCTGAGAGAGATTTAAATTAGATTTATTGTGGAGAATGCCTTTTTCAATCCTGGAGTAGGCCTACTCTGAGAGATATTTAAATTAGATTTATTGTGGAGAATGCCTTTTTCAATCCTGGAGTAGGCCTACTCTGAGAGATATTTAAATTAGATTTATTGTGGAGAATGCCTTTTTCCAATCCTGGAGTACTCACAGAGATATTTAAATTAGATATATTATGGAGAATCTTGGAGTACTCTGACAGatttaaattagatttattttgGAGAATGCCTTTCTCAATCCTGGAGTACTCTGAGAGAGATTTAAATTAGATTTGTTGTAGAGAATGCATTTTTCCAATCCTGGAGTACAGTGAGAGAGATTTGAATTAGATTTATTATGGAGAATGCCATTTTCAATCCTGGAGTACTCTGAGAGAgatttaaatttgatttattttggaGAATGCCTTTCTCAATCCCGGAGTACTCTGAGAGAGATTTAAATTAGATTTATTGTAGAGAATGCATTTTTCCAATCCTGGAGTACACTGAGAGAGATTTAAATTAGATTTGCTGTGGAGAATGCATTTTTTCAATCCTGGAGTACTCAGAGATTtagattagattttttattatgGAGAATGCTTTTTTCAATCCTGGAGTACGCTGAGAGAGATTTAAATTAGATTTATTATGGAGAATGCCTTTTTCAATCCAGGAGTACACTGTGAGAGATTTAAATTAGATTTATTGTGTTAAATGCCTTTTCAATCCTGAAGTACACTGAGAGAGATTTAAATTAGATTTACTGTGGAGAATGCCTTTTTCAATCCTGGAGTAGCTTACTCTGAGAGATTTGAATTAGACTTATTGTGGAGAATGCCTATTTCACTCATGaagtacactgagagagagagagagagagagagagagagagagagagagagagagagagagagagagagagagagagagagagagagagagattaatatactcctctataaagagatagagatcactgaaaataaaaaagaataagatgagagagagagagagagagagagagagaggagagagagagagagagagagagagagagagagagagagagagagagagagttgattactGGACGCGAAGCCACATTTGATGAGCTAGCTGGTAAAATGACTGAACTAGATCATTTACTAGAAGAGCCAGCTGGTGACTTGGCAAATTGTTCAGGGATCGTTGACTTGAAATCCATGCATTTTACGAAGCACTTTGAGTCAATTAAGAAATCTAGAATGGATAtcacattaaaataaaatgaatttctaAATGATCCTGTAACGAAGAAATCTCCTAGAACAAAGCATACTTTACTTTACCCTAagttctgtttaaaggtttaaaaaccgttcatgaatggcaggaacagggctagtgacattgccctatcgagcaggacaatgccctagagactcaccatatacacataagatcaacacccaagccccctctccacctaaactaggaccgctgagggccaggcaatggctataaaAGTCGTTcacgaatgccagaggcaagggaagtgacattgccctatcaagaaggacaatgcccttgagactgaccactcATAGGAGGACTAAGATAGAttaagccaggcaatggctgctgatgactcagcagatagacctataggctcctccccccccccccccctccttagatcacaaggatgatgaggttgcagtgaccaaagaaactaacgagtttgagtgggactcgaaccccagtctggcgttcactagtcagggatgttaccacattggccaccacaaaccAGTTTTCCCAGTCCTATCAAAATATATGGTTGTCATATACGTTCTTAGGTATTTAGAATATCACACAGCGTAATCCACGTTCCTTATCAAATACAGACtattgaagcacttagaaaacaatcaagtctttaacttcttgaaagccttaataagtATTATTTTAGTCCTTCGGATGTCTAATGGTAACATGTTATATATTCGTATCATTACTCACGCAGCTGTAATTCGAGAAGCCATTCATGATAAATTTATTACGATGGGAAACGTATGGCATACGTAACAGATAACATGTGTTAAAATATTTCGAGTGTCAGAGATATTGTCACATTGAGAAGAATATACattatattttccctattggagcccctgtgcttatatcatcttgcttttccaattagggttgtagcttggataataataataataataataataataataataataataataataataataataataataataataataataatataaaaagtatgATGGAAAAGTCTGCGGGAAATTGTCTCCACATTTcaccaagtgtgtgtgtgtgtgtgtgtgtgtgtgtatgtgaattacTTTGcttaagacagaaaaaaaagatattgtgATCATACAATGAATTAGAGATGCTGCAAAGCTTTGTGTGTGAAATTAAAGAGAGTAACATCAACTCCTGATCATAAATACAAATATTAATGTTTTAAACTATGTCAAACTTATAACAATACGCTGCCAAATCTAATAACAATATATCATCAcagctgatttcaaggtagaatgaaataaaattaaagattgatattttcattaaaaatgttgTTTATGGTAGGCTATAGCTTAAAAAAACTCAATTACAGTAAAAGaaaactctttagctgtggtaagaagctcttctgggagaaggacactccaaaatcaaaccattgttttttagtcttgggtagtgtcatagcctcttttttgctaaagtttttataacttataaaggaaatatttatttcaatgttactcttcttaaaatattttatttttccttgtttcctttcctcactgggttattttccatgttggggccccaggccttatagcatcctgcttttccaactaaggttgtagcttagcaagtaataataataataataataataataataataataataataataataataataataataataataataataataataataataagtgcaagcttagaagctttgcacttaTCTATTATATGATAGtgcctgcaaacttattttgcggagtaagctggatctgtatgtttgtgtgtgtgtttgtatgtttgtgaacagcgtcctgcccgcaattttaatcgtagagtaataaaacttttatggattaactgttatgtaaaaagctggaaattattaaattttggaaggtcaagatcaaaggtaaaggtcacggtcaagcaaaatgtccaattcacgtaatcagccataagtttggacatcgttgccagagagacttcaaacttggtacatatatgagtgtatgaaattccacgccatttaatacatgttaaggtcaaggttgggcaaaagatcgagaaataagctgctgcagcggaggtctgcgccctactgagtgccccttctATTTTTTATGTTTTGGCAAGTTATCATTAATGCTGTTTTCTCACCTCCAGATGTCGATGAATGTGAAGAAGATATCTGTGGCCCAAATGCTAATTGTATCAACACGATGGGCAGTTACAGGTGTCGATGCATTGAGGGATATTACAGGAACGATAATAATACGTGTGAAGGTATTTCAGTTCCCCTTTTAATGTGATAAAACTCTCACCATAGTTGTGTAAGCTGCGAGAGACATATTTTCGTTATTAATCtattattttctcaaatattcaaTTATCTCATGTATATCCAATGCATTGGAATTATCACAGACGTTAAAGTCACTTTTCGTGACTAGTAACGATTGATATGTTATGATTAGAAGCATGAtgtttgaaatatttgaaattattcaagaaaattttaaagAAGAGTCAGCCTAATGGTCCAATGAGAGACGATCCGACTCAAACCTTCAAAAATAACTTTagtacaggtaaaataagcttaattacaataagAAAAGGCTAAGAAGCTTTGCACCTACCAATAAGGCGATAGAGTGCGGAGGAACCAGAACCTTAGAATTTGATGCTGAAGATAAAATATAATGTCATAATAGTCCTTTCATCAGTAAGATAAAACATGTCATAATAGTCCTTTCGTcagtaaataagataaaatataatgTCATAGTAGTCCTTTCGCCagtaaataagataaaatttaatCTCATAATAGTCCTTTCGTCAGTAAGATAAAATATAATCTCATAATAGTCCTTTCGTCAGTAAGATAAAATATAATCTCATAATAGTCCTTTCGTCAGTAAGATAAAATATAATCTCATAATAGTCCTTTCGTCAGTAAGATAAAATATAATCTCATAATACTCCTTTCTTCAGTAACATAAAATATAATCTCCTAATACTCCTTTCTTCAGTAACATAAAATATAATCTCATAATACTGTAGTCCTTTCCTCAGTAAGATAAAATATAACCTCATTATAGTCCATTTGTCAGTAAgttattttatgtttctttttgacAGACATCGACGAATGTGCTAAGGAAGTCGGATGTCACAAGTACGCGGCTTGCGAGAACACCCCAGGCAGTTATAAATGTACCTGTGCGTATTTCAGCGAAGGGGATGGGATGGATTGTGAAGGTGAGATTGTTATCAGTTATAATTCTAAATGCCCATCAATTCTTATGtaactaatatatatttcttccaattaTTATGATTCACCTGGAGAAATTAAGAGAATCCTTGTTTAAGAGGATTTCCAGCTGAATAGAATGTCCAAAATCATAGTTAGCGGGAAAGTCATGAGTTGTCAACTAGGGAAATACGTACATATTCCCATTAAGCTTTGCCATAAAGTCTTGACTGCTGGAAAACCTTTGAAATAACAAAAGAAGGCTTCCATATATTTTGAGATTACTGAGTTGaggtatctttaaaaaaaaaagaacttaggtTTGTTTGGGATGGCTTTATTTTGAATCTTGGGCGGTGGAAGATTACAAGGCATCAATGTCTTATTAATTGTATTTAGTCtctagagctatatatatatatatatatatatatatatatatatatatatatatatatatatatatatatatatatatatatataatatatgtgtgtgtgtgtgtgtgtgtgtgtgtgtgtgtgtgtgtgtgtgtgtgtgtgtacaccaccAGAACCTTTCTAACACTGCACTGCCAAGGGTACATCACCAGAGCCTTTCTAACTCTTTGCCAAGGGTACACCACCAGAAACTTTCTAACACTCTGCCAAGGGTACACCACCAGAACCTTTCTAACACTGCACTGCCAAGGGTACATCACCAGAGCCTTTCTAACACTCTGCCAAGGGTACACCACCAGAGCCTTTATAACACATCACCAGAGTCTTTATAACACATCACCAGAGCCTTTCTAACTTTCTGCCAAGTGCATACCACCAGAACCTTTCTAACACTCTGCCAAGGGTACATCACCAGAGCCTTTCTAACACTCTGCCAAGGGTACATCACCAGAGCCTTTCTAACTTTCTGCCAAGTGCATACCACCAGAACCTTTCTAACACTCTGCCAAGGGTACACCACCAGAACCTTTCTAACACTCTGCCAAGCGTACATCACCAGAGCCTTTCTAACACTCTGCCAAGGGTACACCACTAGAACCTCTAACACTCTGCCAAGGGTACATCACCAGGCACACCACTAGAACCTTTCTAACACATCACCAAAGCCTTTCTAACACTCTGCCAAGGGCACACCACCAATACCTTTCTAACAATGCCAAGGGCACATCACCAAAACCTTTTTAACACTGCCAAGGGTACATCACCAGGCACACCACCAGAACCTTTCTAACACATCATCAGAGCCTTTCTAACTCTTTGCCAAGGGCACACCACCAGAACCTTTCTAACACTCTGCCAAGGGTACATCACCAGAGTCTTTCTAACACTCTGCCAAGGGTACACCCCCAGAACCTTTCTAACACTGCCAAGGGTACATCACCAGAGCCTTTCTAACACTCTGCCAAGGGTACATCACCCAGCACACCACCAGAACCTTTCTAACACACCACCAAAGCCTTTCTAACTCTTGGCCAAGGGCACATCACCAGTACCTTTCTAACCCTATGAAACTTTTTGCAGTAAACGAGAATTTGCAGTGTCACGATAGTTTCGAAGCCATCAGGGGAGTCGGCTGTATCCACATCCACGAAGACGAGCAAGAATTTGACGACAGCCGAGAGTCCTGCAAAGAATTAGGAGGCGATCTCTTCGTGGCCATTAACCCCCAGCACTACTTTCGTTTGGCCCAGCATTACCTTGATACGGACcaagcaggtaaaaaaaaaaaaaaaaaaaaaaaaaaaaaaaaaaaaaaaattgtgatttcttTTCATCTTGTAGTGTATTCTTGAATAGGTTAGCATGATCATTTGGGTAGTTATAAATGGAAGTTCTTGtgcatttttttaatgtaatattggAGTTTCGTTTTCTGGTTAGGTTAGAGTATTCATAAGATAGGGACTCGTATAATTTccttctcgttattattattattattattattaccgttgttgctgttgctgctatcattattattatcattattattattattattactattattatcattttcattatcattatcattattattatatctaaaccATTATATCAAAACAAACTTACCTAGAGATGGCCCATAAGGTTATAacttaagctaataataataataataataataataataataataataataataataataataataatagcctccctTCCTTTGGAATAGTTCCTTAAgaaatactccaaaatcaagccattgttctttagtcttgggtagtgccatagcctctgtaccattgtcttccactgtcttgggttagagttctcttgcttgagggtatactcgggcacactattctcttatttctctttctcttgttttgttaaattttttatagtttatatagaagatatttacctTAATCTTGTTACTCCTGGTAAAgtatttcacttttccttgttttctttcctcactgggctattttccgtgttggagcccctgggcttatagcatcctgcttttccaactagggttgtagcttaggaagtaataataataataataataataataataataataat is from Palaemon carinicauda isolate YSFRI2023 chromosome 13, ASM3689809v2, whole genome shotgun sequence and encodes:
- the LOC137652100 gene encoding uncharacterized protein; this translates as MAQALVWTLLFSVGLLAPLGMSESSEMAEVISQLRLLTETVTGQNAEFVSKLGEIKEDIKQEVMGMVNETMSDLHAVNGDVATLHRLLDTDECLDFSHNCSSDATCTDTRISYRCKCKPGFVGDGYTCQDVDECEEDICGPNANCINTMGSYRCRCIEGYYRNDNNTCEDIDECAKEVGCHKYAACENTPGSYKCTCAYFSEGDGMDCEVNENLQCHDSFEAIRGVGCIHIHEDEQEFDDSRESCKELGGDLFVAINPQHYFRLAQHYLDTDQADRNKYLWVGVKEGVWLSGRKVDPSEEASGNPSMKSGTCSYMDGDSGENFHLWTHPCSYDWYAVCEQRTPE